A window of the Tachyglossus aculeatus isolate mTacAcu1 chromosome 2, mTacAcu1.pri, whole genome shotgun sequence genome harbors these coding sequences:
- the LOC119949031 gene encoding ubiquitin-like protein 5 has protein sequence MIEVVCNDRLGKKVRVKCNSDDTICDLKKLIAAQTGTRWDKIVLKKWYTIFKNHVTLGDYEIHDGMNLELYYQ, from the coding sequence ATGATCGAGGTGGTGTGCAACGATAGGCTGGGCAAGAAGGTCCGCGTCAAGTGCAACTCAGACGACACAATCTGTGACCTGAAAAAGCTGATTGCAGCCCAGACCGGCACCCGCTGGGACAAAATCGTTCTCAAGAAATGGTATACCATCTTCAAGAATCACGTTACTTTGGGAGACTACGAAATCCATGATGGCATGAATTTAGAGCTGTACTATCAGTAG